From the Terriglobales bacterium genome, the window TCTTAACCGGGCGGGGGCGCGAAGCCCTGCGCTGGCTCGGAGAAAATCTCTCCCGCGGCCCGGAACGTCTGCTGGAATGGAATGCCGTCGCGCAGCGGGAACTGGATCGCATCCAGGTAGCGCTCAACCGCGTCGCCGCCTCGCTGGAAGCTGCGCGGTAGGCTCGCAATCCTCCGAGCGCCTCAGGCCTTGGCCGCTACTTTCTGCGGCGAATACGTGAATTTATAGATCTGCTGGTCAATTTCCTTGCGCAGGTCGTGCCAGATCGACTCGGGGATAGTGAGGAAGATCTTCACCACCTCGGGATCGAATTGCCTTCCTCCCCAAAGCTCAATCTCAGCTTTGGCGGCAGAGAATGGCTGCGCCGCCCGATATGGCCGGTCGGACATGATGGCGTCCAGGGTATCGGCGATGGAGAACAGGCGCGCCCCCAGGGGAATTTCAGTGCCCTTGAGACCACGCGGGTAGCCGGTTCCGTCCCATCGTTCCTGGTGGGAGTAGACAATTTCCGCCGCCTCGGAGAGAAACGGAATCTTGCGCAGCATCTGGTAACCGCGGTAGCAGTGCTCCTGCATGATGGCGATCTCTTCGCGGGTGAGCGCGCCAGGCTTGCGCAGGATGGAGTCGGGAATGGCCATCTTGCCGATATCGTGGAGGAAAGCGCCCCTGGCGATGACGCGAATTTTTTCTCCCGGCAATCCCATGGCGCGTGCCATGGCGATGGTGAAAGCGGTGACGCGCTTGGAGTGTCCTTCCGTCTCCGCGTCCTTCAAATCGAGCGCGTCGCCGAGCGCTTCCAGGGTGATGTCGTAGGAGCGTTCCAGGTCCTGCATGGTTTGCCGCAGTTGCTCGGTTCGGGCGGTGACCAGGGCTTCCAGGTTGGTCTGGTAGGCGCGGTTCTCAACTTTCAGGCGGCGGTTTTCCAGGGCCCGCCGCGCGATGGCCAGCAATTGCTCGCGCTCGAAAGGTTTTAGCAGGTAGTCGTAAGCGCCGTTGCGGATGGCCGCGAGG encodes:
- a CDS encoding HD domain-containing phosphohydrolase, coding for MPAERILIVDDEEAIREIVFSMLSMAGYRCQQAGSGVEALAFLESGEQFELMLSDLMMGEMDGIALLERTKEKYPDMPVVMVTAVHDISVALAAIRNGAYDYLLKPFEREQLLAIARRALENRRLKVENRAYQTNLEALVTARTEQLRQTMQDLERSYDITLEALGDALDLKDAETEGHSKRVTAFTIAMARAMGLPGEKIRVIARGAFLHDIGKMAIPDSILRKPGALTREEIAIMQEHCYRGYQMLRKIPFLSEAAEIVYSHQERWDGTGYPRGLKGTEIPLGARLFSIADTLDAIMSDRPYRAAQPFSAAKAEIELWGGRQFDPEVVKIFLTIPESIWHDLRKEIDQQIYKFTYSPQKVAAKA